The following coding sequences are from one Triticum aestivum cultivar Chinese Spring chromosome 5A, IWGSC CS RefSeq v2.1, whole genome shotgun sequence window:
- the LOC123104944 gene encoding F-box/LRR-repeat protein 17 isoform X1 produces MSSSSSLPAKPPPPPRPKTRGSYNCGRCGQPKKGHVCNLPSPAAADGAAPPSPSPSSSAGDTRLRRALSFDDTPAPSSPEKKPRPDHDFAGRTMELGGRAVPVDLVVEVLRRLGPRGVLDAAAVSRAWRDCADRVWRVAEELRLRPAAAGLLGALLPRCAALSRLVLHMESAVDATMLSCLAFSCSSLETLEITMADKAINNMTGEELSRLVSEKRSLSVLKIGGCSNLGFLNLSSSSLSVLWLSDLCSLSESVISCPNMSELSLCFTQQSTECTDLVSLMDGLGRSCPNLRNLHISSIQLSNEAVSALEGANLRGLCMLSLILGSKMTDAAVASIVRSCASLELLDLSGSSISDSGVGMICKAFPHTLSRLLLALCPNITTCGIQAATAQLPLLQLMDCGMSLRSNLQNEKQGAYFGEINGRIRLCPKLPTLKKQPMRQKLIIKHDNLKKLSLWGCSAIDALYVKCPELIDLNLNTCTNLHPERLLLQCPNLKNVHAFGCQDMLIGAIKNQVLNEFAAAEPHLPCKRLADGSKRVQLSQFPQEQLPEDKIWIGFKRSECIVHLDS; encoded by the exons atgtcctcctcctcctcgctgcccgccaagccgcccccgccgccgcgccccaagACGCGGGGCAGCTACAACTGCGGCCGATGCGGCCAGCCCAAGAAGGGCCACGTCTGCAACCTCCCCTCCCCGGCCGCCGCCGACGGCGCCGCGCCCCCCTCCCCGTCGCCCTCCTCCTCCGCCGGGGacacccgcctccgccgcgccctCTCCTTCGACGACACCCCCGCGCCCTCCTCCCCCGAGAAGAAGCCCAGGCCCGACCATGACTTTGCCGGCCGCACCATGGAGCTGGGCGGCCGGGCCGTGCCGGTCGACCTCGTCGTCGAGGTCCTGCGCCGGCTCGGCCCCAGGGGGGTACTGGACGCCGCCGCCGTCAGCCGCGCCTGGCGCGACTGCGCCGACCGGGTCTGGCGCGTCGCCGAGGAGCTCCGCCTccgcccggccgccgccggcctcctcggcgCGCTGCTCCCCCGGTGCGCCGCGCTCTCGCGCCTAGTCCTCCACATGGAAAG TGCTGTTGATGCCACCATGCTGTCATGTCTTGCATTTTCCTGTTCAAGTTTGGAAACTCTGGAGATCACCATGGCCGACAAGGCAATCAACAATATGACTGG AGAGGAGCTAAGTCGACTTGTTTCAGAGAAGCGTTCTCTCTCAGTTCTCAAAATCGGTGGTTGCTCTAATCTTGGTTTTCTTAATCTAAGCTCGTCAAGTCTTAGTGTCCTTTGGCTATCAGATCTTTGCTCCCTTTCGGAATCG GTCATAAGCTGCCCTAATATGAGCGAGCTCTCCCTGTGTTTCACACAACAAAGTACTGAATGTACTGACCTGGTTAGTTTGATGGATGGCCTGGGCCGATCGTGCCCTAACTTAAGAAATTTGCACATATCATCAATTCAACTATCTAATGAAGCCGTGTCCGCTCTAGAGGGTGCCAACCTCAG GGGCTTGTGCATGCTATCCTTGATTCTCGGTTCAAAAATGACAGATGCAGCTGTTGCATCTATCGTCAGATCTTGTGCAAGCTTGGAATTGCTTGATTTAAGTGG ATCTAGCATCAGTGATAGTGGTGTTGGTATGATCTGCAAGGCGTTCCCTCATACTTTATCGAGGCTGCTCCTTGCTCTCTGCCCAAATATTACTACAT GTGGGATCCAGGCCGCAACAGCACAATTGCCACTACTTCAGCTCATGGACTGTGGAATGAGCTTACGTTCCAACTTGCAGAATGAAAAACAGGGGGCTTATTTTGGTGAGATCAATGGAAGGATTAGATTGTGCCCAAAATTACCCACCTTAAAAAAGCAACCTATGCGCCAAAAGCTAATCATAAAGCATGATAATTTGAAGAAGCTCAGTCTATGGGGCTGTTCAGCAATAGAT GCTTTGTATGTGAAATGCCCAGAGTTGATTGATCTGAACCTCAACACTTGTACAAATCTACACCCAG AGCGGCTGCTACTTCAGTGCCCAAATCTGAAGAATGTACATGCATTTGGATGCCAAGATATGTTGATTGGTGCAATAAAAAACCAG GTTCTGAATGAGTTCGCTGCAGCTGAACCACATCTTCCATGCAAGCGGCTAGCAGACGGTTCAAAACGGGTTCAGCTGTCACAGTTCCCACAAGAGCAG CTACCCGAGGACAAAATATGGATTGGATTCAAGCGGTCGGAGTGCATTGTTCATCTTGATTCTTGA
- the LOC123107786 gene encoding elongation factor 1-beta, giving the protein MAGAKSSVLLDVKPWDDETDMAKLEEAVRSVAMEGLTWGASKLVPVGYGMSKMQIMLTIVDDLVSVDDLIEDRLCAEPVDEFVQSCDIASFNKI; this is encoded by the exons ATGGCGGGCGCGAAGTCGTCGGTTCTGCTCGACGTGAAGCCGTGGGACGACGAGACCGACATGGCCAAGCTCGAGGAAGCCGTACGGAGCGTCGCCATGGAAGGACTGACATGGGGTGCAT CCAAGCTTGTTCCGGTTGGGTACGGGATGAGCAAGATGCAGATCATGCTGACGATCGTCGACGATCTCGTGTCCGTCGACGACCTCATCGAGGACCGTCTCTGCGCCGAGCCAGTCGACGAGTTCGTGCAGAGCTGCGACATTGCCAGCTTCAACAAAATAT GA
- the LOC123104944 gene encoding F-box/LRR-repeat protein 17 isoform X2 produces MSSSSSLPAKPPPPPRPKTRGSYNCGRCGQPKKGHVCNLPSPAAADGAAPPSPSPSSSAGDTRLRRALSFDDTPAPSSPEKKPRPDHDFAGRTMELGGRAVPVDLVVEVLRRLGPRGVLDAAAVSRAWRDCADRVWRVAEELRLRPAAAGLLGALLPRCAALSRLVLHMESAVDATMLSCLAFSCSSLETLEITMADKAINNMTGEELSRLVSEKRSLSVLKIGGCSNLGFLNLSSSSLSVLWLSDLCSLSESVISCPNMSELSLCFTQQSTECTDLVSLMDGLGRSCPNLRNLHISSIQLSNEAVSALEGANLRGLCMLSLILGSKMTDAAVASIVRSCASLELLDLSGSSISDSGVGMICKAFPHTLSRLLLALCPNITTCGIQAATAQLPLLQLMDCGMSLRSNLQNEKQGAYFGEINGRIRLCPKLPTLKKQPMRQKLIIKHDNLKKLSLWGCSAIDALYVKCPELIDLNLNTCTNLHPERLLLQCPNLKNVHAFGCQDMLIGAIKNQLNHIFHASG; encoded by the exons atgtcctcctcctcctcgctgcccgccaagccgcccccgccgccgcgccccaagACGCGGGGCAGCTACAACTGCGGCCGATGCGGCCAGCCCAAGAAGGGCCACGTCTGCAACCTCCCCTCCCCGGCCGCCGCCGACGGCGCCGCGCCCCCCTCCCCGTCGCCCTCCTCCTCCGCCGGGGacacccgcctccgccgcgccctCTCCTTCGACGACACCCCCGCGCCCTCCTCCCCCGAGAAGAAGCCCAGGCCCGACCATGACTTTGCCGGCCGCACCATGGAGCTGGGCGGCCGGGCCGTGCCGGTCGACCTCGTCGTCGAGGTCCTGCGCCGGCTCGGCCCCAGGGGGGTACTGGACGCCGCCGCCGTCAGCCGCGCCTGGCGCGACTGCGCCGACCGGGTCTGGCGCGTCGCCGAGGAGCTCCGCCTccgcccggccgccgccggcctcctcggcgCGCTGCTCCCCCGGTGCGCCGCGCTCTCGCGCCTAGTCCTCCACATGGAAAG TGCTGTTGATGCCACCATGCTGTCATGTCTTGCATTTTCCTGTTCAAGTTTGGAAACTCTGGAGATCACCATGGCCGACAAGGCAATCAACAATATGACTGG AGAGGAGCTAAGTCGACTTGTTTCAGAGAAGCGTTCTCTCTCAGTTCTCAAAATCGGTGGTTGCTCTAATCTTGGTTTTCTTAATCTAAGCTCGTCAAGTCTTAGTGTCCTTTGGCTATCAGATCTTTGCTCCCTTTCGGAATCG GTCATAAGCTGCCCTAATATGAGCGAGCTCTCCCTGTGTTTCACACAACAAAGTACTGAATGTACTGACCTGGTTAGTTTGATGGATGGCCTGGGCCGATCGTGCCCTAACTTAAGAAATTTGCACATATCATCAATTCAACTATCTAATGAAGCCGTGTCCGCTCTAGAGGGTGCCAACCTCAG GGGCTTGTGCATGCTATCCTTGATTCTCGGTTCAAAAATGACAGATGCAGCTGTTGCATCTATCGTCAGATCTTGTGCAAGCTTGGAATTGCTTGATTTAAGTGG ATCTAGCATCAGTGATAGTGGTGTTGGTATGATCTGCAAGGCGTTCCCTCATACTTTATCGAGGCTGCTCCTTGCTCTCTGCCCAAATATTACTACAT GTGGGATCCAGGCCGCAACAGCACAATTGCCACTACTTCAGCTCATGGACTGTGGAATGAGCTTACGTTCCAACTTGCAGAATGAAAAACAGGGGGCTTATTTTGGTGAGATCAATGGAAGGATTAGATTGTGCCCAAAATTACCCACCTTAAAAAAGCAACCTATGCGCCAAAAGCTAATCATAAAGCATGATAATTTGAAGAAGCTCAGTCTATGGGGCTGTTCAGCAATAGAT GCTTTGTATGTGAAATGCCCAGAGTTGATTGATCTGAACCTCAACACTTGTACAAATCTACACCCAG AGCGGCTGCTACTTCAGTGCCCAAATCTGAAGAATGTACATGCATTTGGATGCCAAGATATGTTGATTGGTGCAATAAAAAACCAG CTGAACCACATCTTCCATGCAAGCGGCTAG